From Carassius auratus strain Wakin chromosome 22, ASM336829v1, whole genome shotgun sequence, a single genomic window includes:
- the LOC113039320 gene encoding LOW QUALITY PROTEIN: interferon-induced very large GTPase 1-like (The sequence of the model RefSeq protein was modified relative to this genomic sequence to represent the inferred CDS: inserted 1 base in 1 codon; deleted 1 base in 1 codon) — protein MNRRLEEQHEEELKRRRVEWREEYEREEEEKKKICSETDPSLQGENKDIEPAEKIQNLFDRLHLEDKHHNKLRAADVLQITEHSLQSHESCAEDEMIQTFLQKLLMMDYRARYITTKQTNEHEHTQQTDSDSSEDEFDFFNEISLSNKGTSQSALIHPMDVQMAVFHRADVFLKQLMVTKLSQCQFALPLLVPDPDTRQIEFPLWTFRQIHKSWKIRNTSNEIISQTQPIYRAQTPMVFFFRFGSVSASKSQLINSLINEKHNTFFHRNCPGSSRSRVLMDGAVEISWFCPSGRNTDKFTECVAFCNLHGDAGDHEKQLQILTDMSSVNVVLLPQLHRYDRSAATIQNLYKDRKPLICLFTEDQSSVTEMRKGKYKIGLKNRNQSDVSEELRRAINACLSHSSHTFRLEDVSKHSDVRVDEEDDDDCRRGREAAQQMMSLLEKKDLREIKESFLPHQGKLWHQWSQKNRELHRPRGEEIEMDISRILTEMRRIRQQQHESDISEFMKIFIKEMNSNTDHKMFFLKWLRILLDEHTSADLSALHHKYDEKWSRVLTLKEYHDKPERLRAAQTELERISEDLQAAAFGVEHIMREIAQIYESCSSVQENKRDLQVHFSSLPSLAAEMMISGSPLELMDGDAAHVPVIWISAVLDQLIQKLGDQRVFVLSVLGIQSSGKSTMMNAMFGLQSAVSAGRTTRGAFMQLIRVSDQMKTETNTDYILVIDTEGLQALELSGRSTRHHDNEFSTFVVGLADLTLINIFGENPAEMQDILQIVVQAFMRMKKVRLNPSCVFVHQNVSDVTAVEKNMERRRRLQEKLEEMTRLAAKEEVCDVEXFSDVIRFDVQNDVKYFAQLWEGSPPMAPPNPNYCENIQELKKTIISHASKSHGMKLRDLKARIKDLWEALLNERFVFSFRNSLEISAYRKLETEYSKWTWSLRSAMMETENKLHNKIENEAIDEVEETDLHRELKKTSEEVKKSMSEFFQKDRDADILIQWKTSFETKIRDLQENIVRETQRKLNEILQQRELKKRIDAQRTYHENTLFEKSRELALKLRHRTKDEETLKKEFDLFWDQRMKIIRDTPAFRDIDVMRDVREILSDVYESVPVDHWRETGDILSVLNYSYYVQLKKPSGFSRNTYTSLQKVFDYRLSKEDEARIRSLVSDVVQQTDRMIQSLNISKMGYNTSYIHQITDYIRARVTHEDESVRYVFKNEFFMDLVLSICERANKMITEQHRLFREANDPVIYVQKRRQEYYSIFQKYCHGSASAVMFGEILCQKLKELIEQSVYKNTARDIAGELRSNCESLNGNRSHLEKHILKTLAEEEDFDKYMNYIHHPRDHFSAFIRDEVSRYITDQFSLSVLPMMKENIKHLQMMIMEAAHQSTERVQENRGDVGLWLKSFTQQISDEQIFSEKHLSGVKHDDVDDFKLLEDVFRQAFTNLMFEISSRFNRKTLDEKLDLRFRPDGLLIDHLCQCCWVQCPFCGAICTNTIQNHPGDHSAPFHRVRGINGTYYRSTQTLSADICTSLVASDQCFNTAGGQFKYREYKSAGGVYAKWSIPPDLSEQIYWKWFVCRFQRDLEIRYNKTFERSGRIPDHWRRYSKQDAIKSLDK, from the exons atgAACAGAAGACTTGAAGAACAGCATGAAGAAGAACTGAAGAGAAGACGAGTGGAATGGAGAGAGGAATatgaaagagaggaagaggagaagaagaagatctGTTCTGAAACTGATCCTTCACTGCAG GGAGAAAACAAGGACATTGAACCAGCAGAAAAAATCCAGAATCTATTTGACAGACTTCATCTTGAAGACAAACACCACAATAAACTGAGAGCTGCAGATGTTCTTCAGATAACTGAACATTCATTACAGTCTCATGAGTCTTGTGCTGAAGATGAGATGATTCAGACTTTCCTACAGAAACTACTGATGATGGACTACAGAGCAAGATACATCACAACTAAACAGACCaatgaacatgaacacacacagcaaACAGACAGTGACTCCTCAGAAGATgagtttgatttttttaatgaaatatcttTATCTAATAAAGGAACCAGTCAGTCTGCTCTCATTCACCCGATGGATGTCCAGATGGCTGTGTTTCATCGTGCTGATGTTTTCCTGAAGCAGCTGATGGTCACTAAACTGTCTCAGTGTCAGTTCGCTCTTCCTCTGCTTGTTCCTGATCCAGACACACGACAGATTGAGTTTCCTCTCTGGACATTCAGACAAATCCACAAGAGCTGGAAGATCAGAAACACCAGCAATGAGATCATCAGTCAAACCCAGCCCATCTACAGAGCACAAACTCCAATGGTGTTCTTCTTCAGGTTCGGCTCTGTGTCTGCATCCAAGTCTCAGCTGATAAACAGTTTGATCAATGAGAAACACAACACGTTCTTCCACAGAAACTGTCCCGGCAGCAGCAGATCCAGAGTCCTGATGGACGGAGCGGTGGAGATCTCCTGGTTCTGTCCTTCTGGAAGAAACACAGATAAATTCACTGAGTGTGTAGCGTTCTGTAATCTACACGGAGATGCAGGAGACCATGAGAAACAGCTGCAGATCCTCACGGACATGAGCTCAGTCAATGTTGTTCTTCTGCCACAACTCCACAGGTATGACAGAAGTGCAGCAACAATACAAAACCTGTACAAGGATAGAAAGCCACTCATTTGTCTCTTTACTGAGGATCAATCTTCTGTAACTGAGATGAGGAAAGGAAAATACAAGATCGGTCTGAAAAACAGAAATCAGTCAGATGTATCTGAAGAACTCAGAAGAGCTATAAATGCTTGTCTCTCACATTCATCTCACACTTTCAGACTTGAAGACGTGTCCAAACACTCAGACGTCAGAGtagatgaggaagatgatgatgactgcaggagaggaagagaagcagcacagcAGATGATGAGTTTACTGGAGAAGAAAGATCTGAGAGAAATCAAAGAATCATTTCTGCCTCATCAGGGGAAACTGTGGCATCAGTGGAGTCAGAAGAACAGAGAACTACATCGACCTCGAGGAGAAGAGATAGAAATGGACATCAGTAGAATACTAACAGAGATGAGGAGAATCCGTCAACAGCAGCATGAATCTGACATCAGTGAGTTTATGAAGATCTTTATTAAAGAAATGAACTCAAATACTGACCATAAGATGTTTTTCCTCAAATGGCTCAGAATCCTCCTGGATGAACATACATCAGCAGATCTTTCTGCTCTTCATCACAAATATGATGAAAAGTGGTCAAGAGTCTTAACACTGAAAGAGTATCATGATAAACCTGAACGACTCAGAGCTGCACAAACTGAGCTTGAGAGAATATCTGAGGATCTTCAAGCTGCAGCGTTTGGTGTGGAGCACATCATGAGGGAGATCGCTCAGATCTATGAATCATGTTCATCTGTGCAGGAGAACAAGAGAGACCTGCAGGTTCACTTCTCTTCTCTCCCGAGTCTCGCAGCAGAGATGATGATCTCTGGATCTCCTCTGGAGCTGATGGATGGAGATGCTGCTCATGTT CCTGTGATCTGGATCTCTGCTGTTCTAGATCAACTCATCCAGAAACTGGGAGACCAGAGAGTCTTTgtgctgtcagttttagggatccAGAGCTCTGGGAAATCCACCATGATGAACGCCATGTTTGGACTCCAGTCTGCTGTCAGTGCTGGAAGAACAACCAGAGGAGCTTTCATGCAGCTGATCAGAGTCTCAGACCAGATGAAAACAGAGACGAACACTGACTATATTCTGGTTATTGATACTGAGGGACTTCAAGCTCTAGAACTGTCTGGAAGATCAACAAGACATCATGACAATGAATTCTCCACGTTTGTTGTAGGTCTTGCAGATCTGACACTGATCAACATCTTTGGAGAAAACCCAGCTGAGATGCAGGACATTCTTCAGATTGTTGTCCAGGCCTTCATGAGGATGAAGAAGGTCAGACTGAAtcccagctgtgtgtttgtgcatcagaACGTGTCAGACGTCACAGCTGTAGAGAAAAACATGGAGAGAAGGAGACGACTGCAGGAGAAACTGGAGGAGATGACAAGACTCGCTGCTAAAGAGGAAGTCTGTGATGTTG TGTTCAGTGATGTCATTAGATTTGATGTTCAGAATGATGTGAAGTATTTCGCTCAGCTCTGGGAGGGAAGCCCACCGATGGCTCCACCAAACCCAAATTACTGTGAGAACATCCAAGAACTGAAGAAGACTATTATATCTCATGCCTCAAAATCACATGGAATGAAGCTGAGAGACTTAAAAGCTCGTATTAAAGATCTCTGGGAAGCTTTACTGAATGAACGGTTCGTCTTCAGCTTCAGAAACTCTCTGGAGATCTCAGCTTACAGGAAACTGGAGACAGAATACAGCAAGTGGACCTGGAGTCTGCGCAGTGCCATGATGGAGACTGAGAACAAACTACacaacaaaatagaaaatgaaGCGATTGATGAGGTTGAGGAAACTGATCTTCACAGAGAACTGAAGAAGACAAGTGAAGAAGTGAAAAAATCAATGTCAGAGTTCTTTCAGAAAGACAGAGATGCAGATATACTGATTCAGTGGAAAACATCATTTGAAACCAAAATCAGAGATCTTCAGGAAAACATTGTGAGAGAAACACAGAGGAAATTAAATGAGATTCTTCAGCAGCGAGAACTGAAGAAGAGGATTGATGCTCAGAGGACATATCATGAAAACACACTGTTTGAAAAGAGCAGAGAACTTGCCTTAAAACTCAGACACAGAACAAAAGATGAAGAAACACTGAAGAAAGAGTTTGATTTGTTCTGGGATCAGCGGATGAAGATCATCAGAGACACTCCTGCATTCAGAGACATTGACGTAATGAGAGACGTGAGAGAGATCCTCAGTGATGTCTATGAAAGTGTTCCTGTAGATCACTGGAGAGAGACAGGAGATATATTATCTGTGTTGAATTATTCATATTATGTTCAGTTGAAGAAACCAAGTGGATTTAGCAGAAATACCTACACATCACTTCAAAAAGTGTTTGATTACCGTCTCTCTAAAGAGGACGAAGCACGAATAAGATCATTAGTCTCAGATGTTGTTCAGCAGACAGACCGAATGATTCAATCATTAAACATCTCAAAGATGGGCTACAACACCAGCTACATTCATCAAATCACAGATTACATCAGAGCAAGAGTAACACATGAAGATGAATCAGTGAGATACGTGTTCAAGAATGAGTTCTTCATGGATTTGGTTCTGTCCATCTGTGAGAGAGCAAACAAGATGATCACTGAACAACACAGACTGTTCAGAGAAGCAAATGATCCTGTAATATATGTTCAGAAGAGGAGACAAGAGTACTACAGTATCTTCCAGAAATACTGTCATGGATCTGCATCAGCTGTTATGTTTGGAGAGATCCTCTGTCAGAAACTGAAAGAGCTGATTGAGCAGAGCGTCTACAAGAATACTGCCAGAGATATAGCAGGTGAACTGAGATCAAACTGTGAATCACTGAATGGAAACAGATCACATCTGGAGAAACACATCCTGAAGACACTGGCAGAAGAGGAGGACTTTGACAAATACATGAACTACATTCATCATCCCAGAGATCACTTCAGTGCTTTCATCAGAGATGAAGTCAGTCGGTACATCACTGATCAGTTCAGTCTCAGTGTTTTACCCATGATGAAGGAGAACATTAAACACCTGCAGATGATGATCATGGAAGCAGCTCATCAATCTACTGAACGTGTTCAAGAGAACAGAGGAGATGTTGGTTTGTGGTTGAAGAGTTTCACACAGCAGATCTCAGATGAGCAGATCTTCTCTGAGAAACACCTCAGTGGAGTCAAACACGATGATGTTGATGATTTCAAACTGCTAGAAGATGTGTTCAGACAAGCATTTACTAATTTGATGTTTGAGATCAGCAGCAGATTCAACAGAAAGACATTGGATGAAAAACTGGACCTCAGGTTCAGACCAGATGGGCTTCTGATTGATCATCTCTGTCAGTGCTGTTGGGTTCAGTGTCCGTTCTGTGGAGCTATCTGCACAAACACCATACAAAACCATCCTGGAGATCACAGTGCTCCCTTCCACAGAGTGAGAGGAATTAATGGCACATATTACCGTTCCACACAGACTCTCTCTGCTGATATCTGCACAAGTTTAGTGGCAAGTGATCAGTGTTTTAATACAGCAGGAGGACAGTTTAAATACAGAGAGTACAAAAGCGCAGGAGGAGTTTATGCGAAGTGGAGCATCCCTCCTGATCTCTCTGAACAGATCTACTGGAAGTGGTTTGTGTGCAGATTCCAGAGAGATCTGGAGATACgctacaataaaacatttgagaGGAGTGGAAGGATACCAGACCATTGGAGAAGATACTCAAAACAAGATGCTATTAAGAGtttagataaataa